A window from Intestinimonas massiliensis (ex Afouda et al. 2020) encodes these proteins:
- the mscL gene encoding large-conductance mechanosensitive channel protein MscL — protein sequence MAEKKSGFVAEFKQFIARGNVMDMAVGVIVGGAFKAIADSLTADIIMPIIGIFVRENSFADLSVTVGSAVITYGNFIQAILNFLIMAFVVFCLIKGINSFHRKKEEALAEPPAPPEPSHEEALLMEIRDLLKENDKHV from the coding sequence ATGGCAGAGAAAAAAAGCGGATTTGTCGCAGAATTCAAACAGTTTATCGCCCGCGGCAATGTAATGGATATGGCGGTCGGCGTCATCGTCGGCGGCGCCTTCAAGGCCATTGCCGACTCCCTCACCGCCGACATCATCATGCCCATCATCGGCATCTTTGTCCGTGAAAACTCCTTTGCAGACCTCAGCGTCACCGTGGGCTCCGCGGTGATTACATATGGCAATTTTATCCAGGCCATTCTGAACTTCCTCATTATGGCTTTTGTGGTATTCTGCCTAATCAAGGGCATCAACTCCTTCCACCGCAAGAAGGAGGAGGCCCTGGCCGAGCCCCCTGCGCCGCCCGAGCCCTCCCATGAGGAAGCCCTGCTGATGGAGATCCGCGACCTGCTGAAGGAGAACGACAAGCATGTCTGA
- the minD gene encoding septum site-determining protein MinD, with translation MGTVIVITSGKGGTGKTSLTGGAASCLAALGRRVLCIDLDIGLRNLDISLGMTDRALMDFTDVLSGRCSLERAAVPHPVIQGLHLLTAPLSPPREGLPEAAMRTLLDQARSQFDYILIDSPAGLGSGFRLAVCGADRAVVVSTNDSSALRDAQRTVAELGKRLDTIHLVMNRIQPKLMRRLRTTIDDAMDEAGLPLLGVIPEDPQVILAANTSKPLILFSRKGAAIAYLNIAKRIMGERVPLMKIR, from the coding sequence ATGGGTACCGTAATTGTAATCACGTCGGGCAAGGGCGGCACTGGAAAGACCTCCCTTACCGGCGGCGCAGCCTCCTGTCTGGCCGCGCTGGGCCGGCGGGTGCTGTGCATCGACCTGGACATCGGCCTGCGGAATTTGGATATCTCCCTGGGTATGACCGACCGGGCCCTGATGGATTTTACCGACGTGCTGTCCGGCCGGTGCTCGCTGGAGCGGGCCGCCGTCCCCCATCCCGTCATCCAGGGGCTGCACCTGCTGACCGCCCCCCTCTCCCCTCCCCGGGAGGGACTGCCGGAGGCGGCCATGCGGACGCTGCTGGACCAGGCCCGGTCCCAGTTTGATTACATCCTCATCGACTCCCCCGCCGGGCTCGGCTCCGGCTTCCGGCTGGCGGTCTGCGGGGCCGACCGGGCTGTGGTGGTCTCCACCAACGATTCCTCCGCCCTCCGGGACGCCCAGCGCACGGTGGCCGAGCTGGGCAAGCGCCTGGACACCATCCACCTGGTGATGAACCGCATCCAGCCCAAGCTGATGCGCCGCCTGCGCACCACCATCGACGACGCCATGGACGAGGCGGGGCTCCCCCTGCTGGGCGTCATCCCCGAAGATCCCCAGGTCATCCTGGCCGCCAATACCTCCAAGCCGCTGATCCTGTTCTCCCGCAAAGGCGCGGCCATTGCCTATCTGAATATCGCAAAGCGCATCATGGGGGAGCGGGTCCCTCTGATGAAAATCCGCTGA
- the rsmG gene encoding 16S rRNA (guanine(527)-N(7))-methyltransferase RsmG, producing the protein MKELLAQGLARLGLTPPPAAAEQMETYAGLLLEQNKVMNLTAITDPEQVARLHFLDSAALLGCAGDLSGRTLIDVGTGAGFPGMALKLLCPELKLTLLDSLAKRLDWLAAVCSRLGLEDVEIVHARAEEQGLKPGFRDHFDFATARAVADLRVLCELCLPFVRVGGRFLAMKAADSQEELDAARTAIQTLGGRRLEDYTYTIPGTDVIRRVAVIEKTAPTPKPYPRRWAKIQKAPL; encoded by the coding sequence ATGAAAGAGCTCCTCGCCCAGGGCCTGGCCCGGCTGGGCCTCACCCCGCCCCCCGCTGCGGCCGAACAGATGGAGACCTACGCCGGGCTGCTGCTGGAACAAAACAAGGTCATGAACCTCACCGCCATCACCGACCCCGAGCAGGTGGCCCGGCTCCACTTTCTGGACTCCGCCGCCCTGCTGGGCTGCGCCGGAGACCTGTCCGGCAGGACCCTGATCGACGTGGGCACCGGGGCGGGCTTTCCCGGCATGGCCCTCAAGCTGCTCTGCCCAGAGCTCAAGCTCACACTGCTGGACAGTCTGGCCAAGCGGCTGGACTGGTTGGCCGCGGTCTGTTCCCGCCTGGGCCTGGAGGACGTGGAGATCGTCCACGCCCGGGCCGAGGAGCAGGGGCTGAAGCCCGGCTTCCGGGACCACTTCGACTTTGCCACCGCCCGGGCGGTGGCCGACCTGCGGGTGCTGTGCGAGCTGTGCCTCCCCTTCGTGCGGGTGGGCGGCCGGTTCCTGGCCATGAAGGCCGCCGACAGCCAGGAAGAGCTGGACGCCGCCCGAACAGCCATCCAGACTCTGGGCGGACGGCGGCTGGAGGACTACACCTACACCATCCCCGGCACCGACGTCATCCGGCGGGTGGCCGTCATCGAAAAGACGGCCCCCACCCCAAAACCCTACCCCAGGCGCTGGGCCAAGATTCAAAAGGCCCCACTTTAG
- the hisS gene encoding histidine--tRNA ligase, translated as MAKLKPRTLSGFMELLPEKQVFFDRMVAELRRTYSLYGFTPLDTPLIEASEVLLAKGGGETEKQIYRFTKGDTDLSLRFDLTVPLAKYVALHQNELSFPFRRFQIGKVYRGERAQRGRFREFYQADIDIIGDGSLDIANEAEIPSIIYRTFTALGLRRFKIRVNNRKVLNGLFALLGLEEKAGDVMRTVDKLEKIGPDKVKAILVDDFGVEAPTADKLLDLLRTDDPMGALEAYRGHNELLDTGIDELSTVVRYMAAFGVPQDHFMVDLTIARGLDYYTGTVYETVMLDHPEIGSICSGGRYDNLAEYYTDKQLPGVGISIGLTRLFFVLEDQGYLNQEVLTAPADVLVLPMTEDLGPAVSLATALREQGIRVQLYTENKKFKAKMNYADKLKVPFVAFLGEDEVKNGVVSLKDMASGVQESVALTAAPGWLVEKVAGLGVGTPIRDRE; from the coding sequence ATGGCCAAACTCAAACCCCGCACCCTCTCCGGCTTCATGGAATTACTGCCGGAAAAGCAGGTGTTCTTCGACCGGATGGTAGCCGAGCTGCGGCGTACCTACTCCCTCTACGGCTTCACCCCCCTGGACACCCCCCTCATCGAGGCCAGCGAGGTGCTGCTGGCCAAGGGCGGCGGTGAGACCGAGAAGCAGATCTACCGCTTCACCAAGGGGGACACCGACCTGTCCCTCCGCTTCGACCTGACCGTCCCCCTGGCCAAGTACGTGGCCCTGCACCAGAACGAACTCTCCTTCCCCTTCCGCCGCTTCCAGATCGGCAAGGTCTACCGGGGAGAGCGGGCCCAGCGAGGCCGGTTCCGGGAGTTCTATCAGGCCGATATCGACATCATCGGGGACGGCTCCCTGGACATTGCCAACGAGGCCGAGATACCCTCCATCATCTACCGCACCTTTACCGCCCTGGGCCTGCGCCGGTTCAAGATCCGCGTCAACAACCGCAAGGTGCTCAACGGCCTGTTCGCCCTGCTGGGGCTGGAGGAAAAGGCCGGGGACGTCATGCGGACGGTGGACAAGCTGGAGAAGATCGGCCCGGACAAGGTCAAGGCCATCCTGGTGGACGACTTCGGCGTGGAGGCCCCGACGGCCGACAAGCTGCTGGACCTGCTGCGCACCGACGACCCCATGGGGGCCCTGGAGGCCTACCGGGGACACAACGAGCTGCTGGACACCGGCATCGACGAGTTGTCCACCGTGGTCCGGTATATGGCCGCCTTCGGCGTGCCCCAGGACCACTTCATGGTGGACCTGACCATCGCCCGGGGCCTGGATTACTACACCGGCACCGTCTACGAGACCGTCATGCTGGACCACCCGGAGATCGGTTCCATCTGCTCCGGCGGCAGATATGATAACTTAGCGGAATATTACACCGATAAACAACTCCCCGGCGTGGGTATTTCCATCGGCTTGACCCGCCTGTTCTTCGTGCTGGAGGATCAGGGGTACCTGAACCAGGAGGTGCTCACCGCCCCCGCCGACGTGCTGGTCCTCCCCATGACCGAGGACCTGGGCCCCGCCGTCTCTCTGGCCACGGCCCTGCGGGAACAGGGGATACGCGTCCAGCTCTACACCGAGAACAAGAAGTTTAAGGCCAAAATGAACTACGCCGACAAGCTCAAGGTTCCCTTCGTGGCCTTCCTGGGGGAGGACGAGGTGAAAAACGGCGTGGTCTCCCTCAAGGACATGGCCTCCGGCGTCCAGGAATCGGTGGCCCTGACCGCAGCCCCCGGCTGGCTGGTCGAGAAGGTGGCCGGGCTGGGCGTGGGGACCCCCATCCGGGACCGGGAATAA
- a CDS encoding methylglyoxal synthase translates to MNIALMSHDRKKELMVQFCIAYCGILSKHTVCATNTTGKLVAEATGLPVYLFLSHEHGGSQQIGARIAYNEIDMVLFFSDPQSNDLDADLKYITNLCDQYNIPFATNVATAEMLIHGLERGDLDWRDIVSPKTTPFKV, encoded by the coding sequence ATGAATATCGCACTGATGAGTCACGACCGAAAAAAGGAGCTGATGGTGCAGTTCTGCATCGCCTACTGCGGCATCCTCTCCAAGCACACCGTCTGCGCCACCAACACCACGGGCAAGCTGGTGGCCGAGGCCACCGGACTGCCGGTGTACCTCTTCCTCTCCCACGAACACGGCGGCAGCCAGCAGATCGGGGCCCGGATCGCCTACAACGAGATCGACATGGTCCTCTTCTTCTCCGATCCCCAATCCAATGACCTGGACGCCGACCTGAAATATATCACCAATCTGTGCGACCAGTACAACATCCCCTTCGCCACCAACGTGGCCACCGCCGAGATGCTGATCCACGGTCTGGAGCGGGGCGACCTGGACTGGCGCGACATCGTCTCCCCCAAGACGACCCCCTTCAAGGTCTGA
- the aspS gene encoding aspartate--tRNA ligase, whose amino-acid sequence MMQSRTHTCNELRMEHVGQQVKIVGWMENIREVGGNLAFVILRDFYGTTQVVIETEDMMKRVKSVNKESTLSVEGVVRERDSKNPKLPTGDIEVVPSQIEVLGRCRYNELPFPINRSREADEAARLKYRYLDLRNPEVKANIILRCQVVAALRQAMTEHGFLEITTPILTASSPEGARDYLVPARNHPGKFYALPQAPQQFKQLLMASGFDRYFQIAPCFRDEDARADRSPGEFYQLDMEMAFASQEDVFAVLEDVLPPIFAKYGKYGVASSAPFRRIPFSEAMETYGSDKPDLRIDLTAVDATALLGGCGFGPFEGNVVKAVPVTDFTATRKQIDKLCADVEVQTGNKCYWFRLDEKGEIVGGIAKFVQPIRDQVISTLGLKPNTFVGLTAGKTLAAQKTAGALIKLLPTLAPHHMDQARYEFCWITDFPMYEIGEESGQLEFCHNPFSMPKGQLEVLLRAERGEIDPLTITADQYDLVCNGVELSSGAVRNHDPEIMIKAFELVRLGEDDVKAKFPAMYNAFCYGAPPHAGIAPGVDRMVMLLAGEDSIREIIPFPMNKNAQDLMMGAPSEVSQKQLDELHIALVRPEE is encoded by the coding sequence ATGATGCAATCCCGCACCCATACCTGCAACGAGCTCCGCATGGAGCACGTGGGACAGCAGGTGAAGATCGTCGGCTGGATGGAAAACATCCGGGAGGTGGGAGGAAACCTGGCCTTCGTCATCCTCCGGGACTTCTACGGCACCACCCAGGTGGTGATCGAGACCGAGGATATGATGAAGCGGGTCAAATCCGTCAACAAGGAGTCCACCCTCTCGGTGGAGGGCGTGGTACGGGAGCGGGATTCCAAGAATCCCAAGCTCCCCACCGGCGACATCGAGGTGGTCCCCTCCCAGATCGAGGTCTTGGGCCGCTGCCGCTACAACGAGCTCCCCTTCCCCATCAACCGCAGCCGGGAGGCCGACGAGGCCGCCCGCCTCAAGTACCGCTACCTGGACCTGCGCAACCCTGAGGTCAAGGCCAACATCATCCTGCGCTGCCAGGTGGTGGCCGCCCTGCGTCAGGCCATGACCGAGCACGGCTTTTTGGAGATCACCACCCCCATCCTCACCGCCTCCTCCCCCGAGGGGGCCCGGGACTACCTGGTGCCCGCCCGGAACCATCCCGGCAAGTTCTACGCCCTGCCCCAGGCCCCCCAGCAGTTCAAGCAGCTTCTGATGGCCTCCGGCTTCGACCGCTACTTCCAGATCGCCCCCTGCTTCCGGGACGAGGACGCCCGGGCCGACCGCTCCCCCGGCGAGTTTTACCAGCTCGATATGGAGATGGCCTTTGCCTCCCAGGAGGACGTGTTCGCCGTGCTGGAGGACGTGTTGCCCCCCATCTTCGCCAAATACGGCAAGTACGGCGTCGCCTCCTCCGCCCCCTTCCGGCGGATCCCCTTTTCCGAGGCCATGGAGACCTACGGCTCCGACAAGCCCGACCTACGCATCGACCTGACCGCCGTGGACGCCACCGCGCTGCTGGGCGGCTGCGGCTTCGGGCCTTTTGAGGGCAATGTGGTCAAGGCCGTGCCCGTCACCGACTTTACCGCCACCCGGAAGCAGATCGACAAGCTCTGCGCCGACGTGGAGGTCCAGACCGGCAACAAGTGCTACTGGTTCCGGCTGGACGAAAAGGGGGAGATCGTAGGCGGAATCGCCAAGTTTGTCCAGCCCATCCGGGACCAGGTGATCTCCACTCTGGGCCTGAAGCCCAATACCTTCGTGGGCCTCACCGCCGGGAAAACGCTGGCCGCCCAAAAGACTGCCGGCGCCCTCATCAAGCTGCTGCCCACCCTGGCCCCCCACCACATGGACCAGGCCCGCTACGAGTTCTGCTGGATTACTGACTTCCCCATGTACGAGATCGGCGAGGAGTCCGGCCAGTTGGAGTTCTGCCACAATCCCTTCTCCATGCCCAAGGGCCAACTGGAGGTGCTGCTCCGGGCAGAGCGGGGCGAGATCGATCCCCTCACCATCACCGCCGACCAGTACGACCTGGTATGCAACGGCGTGGAGCTCTCCTCCGGCGCGGTGCGGAACCACGACCCGGAGATCATGATCAAGGCCTTTGAGCTGGTCCGCCTGGGCGAGGACGACGTGAAGGCCAAGTTCCCCGCCATGTACAACGCCTTCTGCTACGGCGCGCCCCCCCACGCCGGCATCGCTCCCGGCGTGGACCGGATGGTCATGCTGCTGGCCGGCGAGGACTCCATCCGGGAGATCATCCCCTTCCCCATGAACAAGAACGCCCAGGATCTGATGATGGGCGCGCCCTCCGAAGTCAGCCAAAAGCAGCTCGACGAGCTGCATATTGCGCTGGTCAGGCCGGAGGAGTAA
- a CDS encoding DUF134 domain-containing protein: MPRPCKRRRVCALPERPNFGPVGAGPVRQSVPMTVDEFETIRLIDLEGLTQEACAGQMEVSRATVQAIYGSARHKLAQALVQGRELVIGGGDFVLCTGEGQGCGCGHCHKKRGHHKEDQP, encoded by the coding sequence ATGCCCAGGCCCTGCAAGAGAAGACGGGTATGTGCCCTACCGGAACGGCCCAACTTCGGTCCCGTGGGCGCAGGCCCCGTCCGACAAAGCGTACCCATGACGGTGGACGAATTTGAGACCATCCGGCTCATTGATCTCGAGGGGCTGACCCAGGAGGCCTGCGCCGGTCAGATGGAGGTGTCCCGGGCCACGGTCCAGGCCATCTACGGCAGCGCCCGGCACAAGCTGGCCCAGGCGCTGGTCCAGGGCCGGGAGCTGGTCATCGGCGGAGGGGACTTTGTCCTCTGCACCGGCGAGGGCCAGGGCTGTGGCTGCGGACACTGTCACAAAAAGCGCGGGCATCACAAGGAGGATCAGCCATGA
- a CDS encoding NifB/NifX family molybdenum-iron cluster-binding protein — MKIAVTYNNGQIFQHFGHTETFKVYQVEDGKVASSAILDSSGSGHGALASLLRSQGVDALICGGIGGGAKTALAQAGVTLYGGVSGSADQAVADLLAGKLTFNPDVMCSHHGEHHGHDCGEHHGGHHDHHCGGHCGS, encoded by the coding sequence ATGAAAATCGCAGTTACCTACAACAACGGACAAATCTTTCAGCACTTCGGCCACACCGAGACCTTCAAGGTCTATCAGGTGGAGGACGGCAAGGTGGCCTCCAGCGCGATACTGGACAGCAGCGGCAGCGGCCACGGGGCTTTGGCCAGCCTGCTCCGGAGCCAGGGCGTGGACGCCCTCATCTGCGGCGGCATTGGCGGGGGAGCCAAAACCGCCCTGGCCCAGGCCGGAGTCACCCTCTACGGCGGGGTATCGGGCAGCGCCGACCAGGCCGTGGCCGACCTGCTGGCGGGCAAGCTCACCTTCAACCCCGACGTGATGTGCAGCCACCACGGGGAGCATCATGGCCATGACTGCGGAGAGCACCACGGCGGACACCACGACCACCACTGCGGCGGACAC